Proteins found in one Pseudomonas sp. P8_241 genomic segment:
- a CDS encoding patatin-like phospholipase family protein codes for MKKRVALVLGSGGARGYAHIGVIEEIERRGYDIACIAGCSMGAVVGGIYAAGKLNDYRDWIESLDYLDVLRLVDVSFRLGAIRGEKVFGQIRKIVGDINIEDLRIPYTAVAADLTNQQEIWFQEGCLHQAMRASAAIPSLFTPVMQGNRMLVDGGILNPLPIVPVVSSHCDLIIAVNLNSTNQRHYQLPVIQRPAAFKTRFDSLINSLGSKLPFRRKQAEQLLILEQEALRAEGAKLNPWIESAEPEAQQPAAAPESSGAPRSATGSFIIDNVGPASLLDLINQSFEVMQTSLAQYKIAGYPPDILINVPKRVCRFFEFYKAPELIALGREIARDTLDRYENEQKRDG; via the coding sequence ATGAAAAAGCGTGTCGCACTGGTGCTGGGCTCGGGTGGAGCCCGAGGGTATGCGCATATTGGTGTCATCGAAGAAATTGAACGGCGCGGTTACGACATCGCCTGCATCGCCGGTTGCTCCATGGGCGCCGTGGTGGGCGGGATCTACGCCGCAGGCAAACTCAATGATTATCGCGACTGGATCGAGAGCCTGGACTATCTCGACGTGTTGCGCCTGGTGGACGTCAGCTTTCGATTGGGGGCGATTCGCGGCGAAAAAGTCTTCGGCCAGATTCGCAAGATCGTCGGTGATATCAACATCGAAGACCTGCGCATTCCCTACACGGCGGTCGCCGCCGACCTTACCAACCAGCAGGAAATCTGGTTCCAGGAAGGCTGCCTGCACCAGGCCATGCGCGCCTCAGCGGCAATTCCGAGCCTGTTCACGCCGGTCATGCAAGGCAATCGCATGCTGGTCGACGGCGGCATTCTCAATCCGCTGCCGATCGTTCCGGTGGTATCGAGTCACTGTGATTTGATCATCGCGGTCAACCTCAACTCCACCAACCAGCGTCACTACCAACTGCCGGTGATCCAGCGTCCCGCCGCGTTCAAAACGCGTTTCGACAGTTTGATCAACTCACTGGGTTCGAAGTTGCCGTTCCGGCGCAAACAGGCCGAACAACTGTTGATTCTGGAACAGGAAGCCTTGAGAGCCGAAGGCGCGAAGCTCAACCCGTGGATCGAGTCCGCCGAACCGGAGGCCCAACAACCCGCTGCAGCTCCAGAATCCTCTGGTGCGCCACGATCCGCGACCGGTTCATTCATCATCGACAACGTTGGCCCGGCGTCGTTGCTGGATCTGATCAACCAGAGTTTCGAGGTGATGCAGACGTCGCTGGCGCAGTACAAGATTGCCGGGTATCCACCGGATATCCTGATCAACGTGCCGAAGCGGGTGTGCCGGTTTTTTGAGTTCTACAAGGCACCGGAATTGATCGCGTTGGGGCGCGAGATTGCGCGCGATACACTGGATCGGTATGAGAATGAGCAGAAGCGCGATGGTTGA
- a CDS encoding response regulator codes for MSQTATILVIDDEPQIRKFLRISLASQGYKVLEAGTGSEGLAQAALNKPDLLVLDLGLPDMDGQQVLSELREWSKVPVLVLSVRASEGQKVEALDGGANDYVTKPFGIQEFLARIRALLRQATVGEAQQAALTFGPLTVDLAYRRVLLDGVEVALTRKEYAVLAQLARHPGRVITQQQLLKDIWGPTHTEDTHYLRIVVGHLRQKLADDPTRPRFIVTEAGVGYRLLSEVSL; via the coding sequence ATGAGCCAGACCGCGACCATTTTGGTCATCGATGACGAACCGCAAATCCGCAAATTCCTGCGCATCAGCCTCGCTTCCCAAGGTTACAAAGTGCTGGAAGCCGGCACCGGCAGCGAAGGCCTGGCGCAGGCCGCCTTGAACAAACCGGACCTGCTGGTGCTGGACCTTGGTTTGCCGGACATGGACGGCCAACAAGTGCTTAGCGAGTTACGCGAGTGGTCGAAGGTACCGGTACTGGTGCTGTCAGTGCGCGCAAGCGAAGGGCAGAAAGTCGAGGCTCTGGATGGCGGCGCCAATGATTACGTGACCAAACCGTTCGGCATCCAGGAGTTTTTGGCGCGGATTCGTGCGTTATTGCGTCAGGCAACGGTGGGCGAGGCTCAGCAAGCTGCGCTGACCTTCGGCCCGCTGACCGTCGACCTCGCTTATCGGCGCGTATTGCTCGACGGTGTCGAGGTGGCGTTGACCCGAAAGGAATACGCCGTACTGGCGCAACTGGCGCGGCATCCCGGGCGGGTGATCACCCAGCAGCAACTGCTCAAGGACATCTGGGGACCGACCCACACCGAGGACACCCATTACCTGCGGATTGTGGTGGGCCATTTGCGCCAGAAACTGGCGGACGACCCGACCCGGCCTCGGTTTATCGTGACCGAGGCGGGTGTGGGGTATCGATTGTTGAGTGAGGTCAGTCTTTAG
- a CDS encoding methyl-accepting chemotaxis protein translates to MGAWLSNISLKYKFWAVNAVAFVTTLLLVLFAVHLEQQARSQAAKASAQEQARLLSAWPAGQPLPRQDNLLTFSRGQMPALNKQPVPGLSDAKGWVDLNSMPLVGDNPLMGAEVFTRLDGQQIAVVAYGPSLQQVFAERFSHYATAVLILMLAMLGASQLLIRFLLSQLNTLKDVMLHVEKTGDLSARVPLACNDEVGQMANAFNAMQAGYQRVVNTVATTARQLDEGAARLASSMNDVRQGMLGQQSETDQAATAINEMTATVYHIAQHAGATRDLSQSADSLAGSGQKVVTRVQKSIAGLSTGVQQTAEMIQRLAEDSQKINSVVNVIHSIAEQTNLLALNAAIEAARAGEMGRGFAVVADEVRNLAKRVQASTDEITLMVSALQAGTRDAVDFMQESSFKADECVQQAQEAGAALADITGAVAQMRESNTQIAVAAEQQSQVAEEMNRSVVSIRDVTEHTVQQTVCSATTSNELAALAGELSKAIGQLKL, encoded by the coding sequence ATGGGTGCCTGGCTTAGCAACATCTCGTTGAAGTACAAATTCTGGGCAGTCAACGCCGTCGCCTTCGTCACCACACTGCTGCTGGTGCTGTTTGCCGTGCATCTCGAACAGCAGGCCCGCAGTCAGGCAGCAAAGGCTTCGGCACAGGAGCAGGCCCGATTGCTCAGCGCCTGGCCTGCCGGGCAGCCGCTGCCCCGGCAAGATAATCTGCTGACATTCAGTCGCGGCCAGATGCCAGCGTTGAATAAACAACCGGTACCGGGACTGAGTGATGCGAAGGGTTGGGTCGACCTCAATTCCATGCCGCTGGTCGGTGACAACCCGTTGATGGGTGCCGAAGTATTCACCCGCTTGGACGGCCAGCAAATAGCGGTTGTCGCCTACGGGCCAAGTCTTCAACAGGTTTTCGCCGAACGCTTCAGCCATTACGCCACGGCGGTGTTAATCCTGATGCTGGCGATGCTCGGCGCATCGCAGCTGTTGATCCGCTTTCTGCTCAGCCAACTCAACACGTTGAAAGATGTGATGCTGCACGTTGAGAAAACCGGGGATTTGTCGGCCCGCGTTCCATTGGCCTGCAACGATGAAGTCGGGCAAATGGCCAATGCCTTCAATGCCATGCAGGCCGGGTATCAGCGGGTGGTCAACACGGTCGCCACTACCGCCCGACAGCTTGACGAAGGTGCCGCCCGATTGGCATCGAGCATGAACGACGTGCGCCAAGGCATGCTCGGCCAGCAAAGCGAAACCGATCAGGCCGCCACCGCGATCAACGAAATGACCGCCACGGTCTATCACATCGCCCAACACGCCGGCGCCACCCGTGACCTGTCGCAATCGGCCGACAGCCTGGCCGGTAGCGGGCAGAAAGTGGTGACTCGGGTTCAAAAGTCGATTGCCGGGTTGTCCACCGGGGTGCAGCAAACTGCCGAGATGATCCAGCGCCTGGCCGAGGACAGCCAGAAGATCAACAGCGTGGTGAACGTGATCCATAGCATCGCCGAGCAAACCAACTTGCTGGCGCTGAACGCTGCCATCGAAGCGGCCCGGGCCGGTGAGATGGGGCGCGGCTTTGCCGTGGTGGCCGATGAAGTGCGCAACCTCGCCAAACGGGTTCAGGCGTCTACTGACGAGATCACCCTCATGGTGTCGGCACTACAGGCGGGAACCCGCGACGCGGTTGACTTCATGCAGGAGAGCTCGTTCAAGGCGGACGAATGCGTGCAACAGGCCCAGGAGGCCGGTGCTGCGCTGGCAGACATCACCGGCGCGGTGGCGCAGATGCGCGAAAGCAATACGCAAATCGCGGTGGCGGCCGAGCAGCAGAGCCAGGTCGCCGAAGAAATGAACCGTTCGGTGGTCAGTATTCGGGATGTGACCGAGCACACCGTGCAACAGACTGTGTGCTCGGCAACTACCAGTAATGAACTGGCCGCCTTGGCTGGGGAACTGAGCAAGGCCATTGGTCAGCTCAAGCTTTGA
- a CDS encoding TatD family hydrolase, with amino-acid sequence MQLIDIGVNLTNPSFADKHQAVLDRAYAAGVCQLVLTGTSVEGSEQALELCQQLDESALRLFATAGIHPHSASDWTADSARRLRSLLKEPTVVAVGECGLDFNRDFSPRPQQEKVLEEHLAMAVELQLPVFLHERDASQRLLEILRDYRDQLPAAVVHCFTGEQKALFSYLDLDLHIGITGWICDERRGTHLHPLVKEIKRGRLMLESDAPYLLPRSLRPKPKNGRNEPAYLTEVLREVALHRGETNEDLAAHTTLCAREFFGLPSISQ; translated from the coding sequence ATGCAACTCATCGATATCGGCGTCAACCTGACCAACCCCAGCTTTGCCGACAAACACCAGGCTGTTCTCGACCGCGCCTACGCCGCAGGGGTATGCCAACTGGTGCTCACCGGCACGAGTGTCGAGGGCAGTGAGCAGGCTTTGGAGCTTTGCCAACAACTGGATGAAAGCGCCCTGCGCCTGTTCGCCACGGCGGGTATCCACCCCCACTCGGCCAGCGACTGGACTGCCGACAGCGCCCGGCGCCTGCGCAGTCTGTTAAAGGAGCCCACTGTGGTCGCCGTGGGCGAATGCGGTCTGGATTTCAATCGAGACTTCTCACCACGCCCCCAGCAGGAAAAAGTCCTCGAAGAACATCTGGCGATGGCCGTCGAATTGCAGTTGCCCGTATTCCTGCACGAGCGTGATGCCAGTCAGCGCCTACTGGAAATCCTGCGCGACTACCGCGATCAATTGCCCGCCGCCGTGGTGCACTGTTTCACCGGTGAACAGAAAGCATTGTTCAGCTACCTCGATCTGGACTTGCACATCGGCATCACCGGTTGGATCTGCGACGAGCGCCGGGGCACGCACCTGCATCCCTTGGTCAAGGAAATCAAGCGCGGACGTCTGATGCTGGAGAGCGACGCCCCCTATCTGCTTCCGCGCAGCCTGCGCCCCAAACCGAAAAACGGGCGCAATGAGCCGGCATATCTGACCGAGGTGTTGCGAGAGGTCGCACTGCATCGCGGGGAAACCAATGAGGATCTCGCGGCGCATACCACCCTCTGTGCACGCGAATTCTTCGGTTTGCCATCAATCTCCCAGTAA
- a CDS encoding Mpo1-like protein has protein sequence MGKRHPNLPAWQWRAYPNNHQHPTNLVLHLIAVPLFIVAFVLIVSGVFGLNLANVAIGVIGVIAALGLQRHGHSLETQASEPFSDRKDAMSRLMVEQFLTFPRFFLSGGWWRAWRERHRRP, from the coding sequence ATGGGCAAACGACACCCCAACCTTCCCGCGTGGCAATGGCGCGCGTATCCGAACAATCATCAGCACCCGACAAATCTGGTGTTGCACCTGATTGCGGTGCCGCTGTTCATCGTGGCGTTTGTGCTGATTGTGTCCGGGGTGTTCGGCCTGAACCTGGCGAACGTTGCCATCGGCGTGATCGGTGTGATCGCCGCACTGGGCTTGCAACGTCACGGCCACAGCCTTGAGACGCAAGCCTCCGAGCCGTTCAGTGATCGCAAAGACGCGATGTCGCGCCTGATGGTCGAGCAATTTCTGACCTTCCCACGATTTTTCCTGAGCGGTGGCTGGTGGCGCGCCTGGCGTGAGCGCCACCGTCGTCCTTGA
- a CDS encoding acyl-CoA thioesterase, with protein MRFSELLDAVRRQPQELSIPASWAQGRASFGGLVAALQFEAMRAKVPTDRAVRSLAITFVGPVEPEVPVSFEVDVLREGKAVSQVLGRVMQRGQVVTLIQGSFGASRPSEVAVNAERAPEMKHWDECQELPFVEGVIPEFMRHLAMRWSIGGLPFSGSTSRQMGGWVRLRGDEAEEAVSEAHILALVDAWPPAVLPFLKKPAMGSTLTWTIEFVQPLLELSALAWCKYLVETEYAADGYGHAAAKLWSADGRLIAMSRQTVTVFA; from the coding sequence ATGCGTTTTTCCGAATTGCTCGACGCCGTCCGCCGCCAGCCACAGGAACTGTCTATTCCGGCCTCCTGGGCACAGGGGCGGGCCAGTTTCGGTGGCTTGGTGGCGGCGCTTCAATTCGAAGCCATGCGCGCAAAGGTTCCGACGGATCGTGCGGTTCGCTCGCTGGCGATCACCTTCGTGGGCCCGGTCGAGCCTGAAGTCCCCGTCAGCTTTGAAGTCGATGTGTTACGCGAAGGCAAAGCCGTCAGCCAGGTACTGGGCCGAGTGATGCAAAGGGGCCAGGTGGTGACGTTGATCCAGGGCAGCTTCGGCGCCTCGCGCCCATCGGAAGTGGCGGTTAACGCTGAGCGTGCGCCAGAGATGAAGCATTGGGACGAATGCCAGGAGTTGCCGTTTGTCGAAGGCGTTATCCCGGAATTCATGCGGCATTTGGCGATGCGCTGGAGTATCGGCGGACTGCCGTTCAGCGGTAGCACCTCTCGGCAAATGGGCGGATGGGTTCGCTTGCGCGGCGATGAGGCGGAAGAGGCGGTCAGTGAAGCGCACATTCTGGCGCTGGTGGACGCTTGGCCACCTGCTGTATTGCCCTTTTTGAAAAAGCCGGCGATGGGTAGCACGTTGACGTGGACTATCGAGTTCGTGCAGCCCTTGCTGGAACTGAGCGCGCTGGCCTGGTGCAAATATCTGGTAGAAACCGAGTATGCAGCCGACGGTTACGGCCATGCCGCCGCGAAGTTGTGGAGCGCGGACGGTCGGTTGATTGCCATGAGTCGGCAGACCGTGACGGTTTTTGCCTGA
- a CDS encoding CHAD domain-containing protein has protein sequence MIDRLVAQVLGLEVRLLACQARLDARTDPEALHDLRTTMRRLRSLLRPLRGLPGVEQLEEAASRVGDLTTPLRDREVMAAYLLEHGQPEAGRRRMAQMAEAYPAVASSIELSQLLIVLDAFPRFLRASQRQGLLKGLRQHIEKRLAKQWKKLDKALHDPAHDRHRLRLLIKRSRYGIDAYPELNRLPKKAMPRLKEAQGALGDWHDCVQWLALAEHEADLQPCVAVWKATMAKAESRADKVLDKLSADCFKS, from the coding sequence ATGATCGATCGCTTGGTGGCTCAAGTTCTAGGCCTGGAAGTTCGTCTGCTGGCCTGTCAGGCACGCTTGGATGCCCGTACCGACCCCGAGGCGTTGCATGACCTGCGAACAACGATGCGTCGATTGCGCAGCCTGCTGCGGCCGTTGCGCGGTTTGCCGGGCGTCGAGCAGCTGGAGGAGGCGGCATCGCGGGTGGGTGACCTGACCACGCCGTTGCGGGATCGCGAAGTCATGGCGGCGTACCTGCTTGAGCACGGCCAACCCGAAGCTGGACGCAGACGCATGGCTCAGATGGCTGAGGCGTACCCGGCCGTGGCGAGCAGTATCGAGTTGTCGCAGCTATTGATCGTGCTCGACGCTTTTCCGCGTTTTTTGCGCGCATCCCAACGTCAGGGTTTACTCAAGGGGCTGCGCCAGCACATCGAAAAGCGGCTGGCCAAACAATGGAAAAAGCTCGACAAGGCATTGCACGATCCGGCCCATGACCGGCATCGACTGCGGTTGCTGATCAAGCGCTCGCGCTATGGCATCGATGCCTACCCGGAGCTGAACCGGTTACCGAAAAAAGCCATGCCTCGGTTGAAAGAGGCTCAAGGCGCTTTGGGTGACTGGCACGACTGCGTTCAGTGGCTGGCCCTGGCCGAGCACGAAGCTGACTTGCAACCTTGTGTCGCCGTGTGGAAAGCCACGATGGCCAAGGCCGAAAGCCGCGCCGATAAAGTGCTGGATAAACTCAGCGCTGACTGCTTCAAATCCTGA